The genomic segment GGATGAGCGCGCTCAAGCGCGTGTCCGATGTCTCGTTTGCGGTTTTGAGCTTTGAGCTCGCGCGGGCGGTGCTTCGCTTTGAGCTGTTCGCCGAAGGGCCCGGCGCGCCGCGCGCGTGACGCGCTCAGCCGCGCAGCGCCCGCAGGAGCGAGAGCGCCGCGTCCCACAGGTCGAAGACCCGCGCGAGGAGCGGCTCGCGGGCGATGAAGGGGGCGCCCGCGGTGCCCGCGATCTCGCCCTCGAGCACCGCGATCAGCCGCGCGAGCCGGCGGCGATGGACCCCGAGCCAGACCTGAACCGGATCGGCGAGCGCGCCGGCCAGGCTCGTCAGCACCGCCCCGCCCAGCACGAGCCCCGCCACCGTGAGCGCCACGAGCCCCCCCGAGGGGCCGGCCGGAAACACCCCATACCAGAGCCCGCCGAGCCCGGCGCCGAGCGGAAATTCGGCGATGGCGGTGCTCTGCGCGAGCTGTTCGGCGAGGCTGGGCGCGAGCGAGATCGCCCCGGGCGTCAGGCTGTGAAAGGCCAGCGCGCCGATCGCGAGCAAGATCAGCGCGGCGGTGAATTCCGCCGTCGCGGCCCGCGCGCCCGAATATTCGTTCAGCGCCGCGAGGATCCGCCCCACGAGGCGCTCGGCCGCCTCCTGCGAGCCCGCGGCGCGCAGCGGCGCGCGCAGCCGGGGCGCGGCGAGCAGCGCGCGCCGGAGCGCGGCGCGGTCGGGCGCGGGGCCGGGCAGGGGGATGGCGCAAAGCTCGCTCAGGATCAGCGCCTCGACCCGCGCCGCGACCGCCGTGCGCAGCAGGATCTGGCGCGTGCCCAGCCACCGTCCGAGCCCCGCGCCGCCCAGCCTGCCGCCCAGCCTGCCGCCCAGCCTTCCCCACAGCCAGCCGAGCCCGCGCAGCCCCAGCTGCACCGGCGCAAGCGCGAGATTGACCGGCGCGCGCAGCAGATCGCCGCCGAGCGCCGCGCGATGGAGCCGCAAGCTCCCCGGCCAGAGAAACTGGCGCCGCACGAAAGCGTCGAGCGCCGCAGCGCGCGCGGGATCGGTCTCGGCTGGCGCGGTCATCTGAGGCTCCCTGTCTGGCGCGCGCAGTATGCCAGCCTTTCGCCGCGAAGGCGACGGGCGGCGGGCCCTTGCATCTCGGGAAGTTATATTATAACGAAAAGTTATAGTATAACATGGAGCCCCCGATGCCCGATCGTTTGCCTGTCACCGTGCTGTCCGGCTTTCTTGGCGCCGGCAAGACGACGCTGCTCAACCATATTCTGACCAATCGCGCGGGCCTGCGGGTGGCGGTGATCGTCAATGACATGTCGGAGGTGAATATCGACGCCGATCTGGTGCGCGCGGGCGCGAGCCTCACCCGCGGCGAGGAAAAGCTCGTCGAGATGACCAATGGCTGCATCTGCTGCACGCTGCGCGACGATCTGCTGATCGAGGTGCGCCGGCTCGCCGAGGAGGGTCGGTTCGATTACCTGTTGATCGAATCCACCGGCGTCTCGGAGCCCTTGCCGGTGGCGGCGACCTTCGAATTCCGCGATGAAGCGGGCGCGGCGCTCGAGGATGTCGCGCGGCTCGACACGATGGTGACGGTGGTCGATGCGGCCAATCTGACGCGGGATTTCTCCGCGCAGGCGTTCTTGGCCGATCGTGGCGCGGCGCTCGGCCCCGAGGATGGGCGCAGCCTCGTGCAGCTGCTCACCGAGCAGATCGAATTCGCCGATGTGATCGTGCTCAACAAGGTGTCCTCGGCCCGCGCCGAGGATCGGGCCGATGCGCGCGCGATCCTGCGCGCGCTCAATGCCGATGCGAAGATCCTCGAGACCGATCGCGGGCGGGTCGATCCGGGCGAGATCCTCGGCACCGGGCGGTTCAGCTTCGAGGCCGCGCACCGCCACCCGACCTGGGCGCAGGAGCTTTACGGCTTTGCCGATCACATCCCCGAAGATGCCGAATATGGCATCACCTCCTTCGTGTTTCGCGCCGAGCGCCCGTTCGAGCCCGCGAAACTCGCCGCGTTCTTCGAGACGCCGCTGCCCGGGGTGATCCGCGCCAAGGGGCATTTCTGGCTGGCGACGCGGCCTGACTGGGCGGGCGAGGTCTCGGTCGCGGGGCCGATGCTCGAGGTGCGGGCGCTCGGGCTTTGGTGGGCGGCGGTGCCGCAGGAGCACTGGCCCGAGGAGGCGCGCGCGCGGATGGCCGGGCGGGTGGGGCAGGCGTTTGGCGACCGCCGGCAGGAGCTGGTCTTCATCGGCCGGCTCGGCACCATGAACCGCGCCCGGATCGAGGCGATGCTCGAGCGCTGCCTCGTGCCGCAGACCAGCTTCACGCCGGAGCTTTGGGCCGGGCTCGAAGACCCGTTCCCGCGCTGGGGCGGCGGCGCATGAGGCGCAACCTCGGCACCCGACTGCGCGCGCGGATCCGCGAGGCCCCGATGGCGGCGCATGACCGGCTGCCCGCCCCCGCGCGCCGGTGGGTGGCGCAGGCGGTGCTGCCCTGGTCGGCGGCGTCGGTGGCGCGGATCTGGGCGCGGGCGATGGCGCAAACCGGCTCGGAGGAGGCCGCGCTCGCGCGGCTGGCGCAGGCCGAGGCGCGCACGCTCGCGCGCGAGGCCCGGCTATAGCGCGCGCAGCCGCTCGGGGTAATAGCTCCAGGCGAGAAAGCGGCTGGTCTTCTGGCCCTGCGCCATCTCGACCACCCGCGTCTCGGCCACCTCGGCGCGCCGCAACAGCCGCGTCAACGGCGCGAGGTTGTCCTGTTTCGAGACGAGGCAGGTGAACCACAGGCATTGCTCGGCGACCTCGCGGCTTTGCGCGATCATCCGCGCGATGAAGCCGACCTCGCCGCCCGGGCACCACAGCTCCCCCCTCTGGCCGCCGAAATTGAGCGCATCCTGATCGCCCTTGCCAAGGTTGCGCCATTTGCGCCGCGTGCCCGCGCGCGCCGCCTCGGGCGAGGCGTGGAACGGCGGGTTGCACAGCGTCAGGTGAAACAGGTCATCGGCGCGCACCACGCCGCGGAAGATGTCTTCCGGGTTGCGCTGCCGCCGCAGCCCGATCTCGAGCCGGTTCTCCTGACAGATCCGCCGCGCCGAGGCGAGCGAGGCCGGGTCGATATCGACCCCGGTGAAGCTCCAGCCATAGGCGCTCTGGCCGGTGAGCGGATAGACGAGGCTCGCCCCGGTGCCGATATCGAGCGCGCGGATCTGCGGCCCGCGCGGGATCACGCCGCCGTTGCTCTCGGCCAGCAGATCCGCGAGATAATGGAGGTAATCGACCCGCCCCGGGATCGGCGGGCACAGCGCCTTGGCCGGAAACTCCCAGAAATCAAGGTCGTAATGCGTGCGCAGGAGCGCGCGGTTGAGGCAGCGCACCGCCTCGGGGTTCTGGAAATCAATCGTCAGCTCGCCGCGCGGGGAGCGGGTCGTGAGCGCGGCAAGCTCGGGCGTTTTCTCGAACAGGCGCGGAAAATCATAGCCCTCCCGATGCAGGTTCCGCGGGTGCAACATCGGTTTGACGGCCATGAGACCTTGCCTGCTCCTTGCGGCGGGCGGCGCGCCCGCGAGAGGCCGAGCTTACCGCGTCTTGGCGGGCGGTGAAATAGCGCGGGCGCCGGCCCGGCGCGGGGCCCGGGGAGGGGCGGCGGTCGTTTTTGGCGCGGCAAATGTCGCGGCCCTTGCGTCACGGGGCCGATGTATACTATACCCTAGTATACGATATGCGGAGCGCCGATGCCCAATAACCCCGAAGACAAGAAGCGCATCCTGACGCGGGTGCGGCGGATCAAGGGCCAATGCGAGGCGCTCGAGCGCGCGCTCGAGGCCGGCAGCCCCTGCGCGCCGATCCTGCAACAGATCGCCGCCACCCGTGGCGCGATCAACGGGTTGATGGCCGAGGTGCTCGAGGCCCATATCCGCGATGAATTCGGCGCCCCCGATGCTCAGGGCGCCAAGACCCAGGAACTGCTCGCCCTCGTGCGCAGCTATCTCAAATAAGCGCGCCGCGCGCGCCCCAAAGGGAGACCCCAGATGAAATCTCGTGCCGCCGTTGCCTTTGCCCCCGGCAAACCCCTTGAAATCGTCGAGATCGACGTCGCGCCGCCGAAAGCGGGCGAGGTGCTGATCCGCATCACCGACACCGGCGTGTGCCACACCGACGCCTTCACGCTCTCGGGCGATGACCCGGAGGGCGTGTTCCCGGCGGTGCTCGGCCATGAGGGCGCGGGCGTCGTCGTCGAGGTCGGCGAGGGCGTCACCTCGGTCAAGCCGGGCGACCATGTGATCCCGCTCTATACCGCCGAATGCGGCGAATGTCTGTTTTGCAAATCGGGCAAGACGAACCTGTGCACCTCGGTGCGCGCGACGCAGGGCAAGGGGCTGATGCCCGACGGCACCACGCGGTTTTCCTATAACGGCGAGCCGATCTATCATTACATGGGCTGCTCGACCTTCTCGGAATATACCGTGGTGGCCGAGGTCTCGCTGGCCAAGATCAACCCGGAAGCGAACCACGAACACGTCTGCCTTCTGGGCTGCGGCGTGACCACCGGCATCGGCGCGGTCCACAACACCGCCAAGGTCCAGCCGGGCGACAGCGTGGCGGTCTTCGGCCTCGGCGGCATCGGGCTTGCGGTCATCCAGGGCGCGCGTCAGGCCAAGGCCGGCCGGATCATCGCCATCGACACCAACCCCGACAAGTTCGAGCTCGCCCGGCAGTTCGGCGCGACCGATTTCGTCAACCCGAAGGATCACGACAAGCCGATCCAGCAGGTGATCGTCGAGATGACCGGCTGGGGCGTCGATCACTCCTTCGAATGTATCGGCAATGTCAATGTGATGCGCGCCGCGCTCGAATGCGCCCATCGCGGCTGGGGCCAGTCGGTGATCATCGGCGTCGCGGGCGCGGGGCAGGAGATCTCGACGCGGCCGTTCCAGCTCGTCACCGGGCGCAAATGGATGGGCACGGCGTTTGGCGGCGTGAAGGGGCGCAGCCAGCTCCCCGGCATGGTCGAGGATGCGATGAAGGGCGAGATCGAGCTTGCCCCCTTCGTCACCCACACCATGCCGCTCGAAGAGATCAACGAGGCCTTCCACCTGATGCATGAAGGCAAGTCGATCCGCTCGGTCATCAAGTTCTGAGGCGGGCGATGGAGAAGATCGAAACCCATCGCATCTTCGGCGGCGAGCAGAGCGTGTGGAAACACGCCTCTGCCACGCTCGGCTGCGAGATGCGCTTTGCCGTTTTCGTGCCGGACCATGCACCGGGCGCGAAGCTGCCGGTGATCTACTGGCTCTCGGGGCTGACCTGCACCGAGCAGAATTTCATCACCAAGGCCGGCGCCCAAAGCTATGCGGCGAAGGCCGGCGTGATCCTCGTCGCGCCCGATACCTCGCCGCGTGGCGAGGGCGTGGCCGATGACGCGGGCTATGATCTGGGGCAGGGCGCGGGGTTCTACCTCAACGCGACCGAGGCGCCCTGGGCGGGCCATTACCGGATGTATGACTACATCACCGAGGAGCTGCCCGGGCTGATCGAGGCGGGCTTCCCGGCCTCGGAGCGGCGCTCGATCATGGGCCATTCGATGGGCGGGCATGGCGCGCTGGTCATCGCGCTGAAGAACCCGGGCCGCTATGCCGCGGTCTCGGCCTTCTCGCCGATCGTGGCGCCCGCGCTCGTGCCCTGGGGGCAAAAGGCCTTCACCGCCTATCTCGGCGCTGACCGGGCGGCCTGGGCGGCCTGGGATGCGACCGCGCTTTTGGCGCAGGCGGGGGAGCGGCTGCCGATCCTGATCGATCAGGGCGAGGCCGATCCGTTCCTCGAGGCCGAGCTGAAGCCCTGGCTCTTCGAGGCGGCGGCCGCGGCGGCGGGCCATCCGCTCACGCTGCGCCGTCATGAGGGCTATGACCACAGCTATTACTTCATCGCCACCTTCATCGGCGAACATATCGCCCATCACGCGGCGGCGCTCGCCGCCTGAGGCGCGACGTTGCCCGCGACTTTGGTCGTATAGGCAAGAGCCCGGCGCGGCGCGAGGATCACCCGATGATCCGCGCCGCGCTTTTCCTTTTTCTCACCCTCTGTCTCGTGGCCCCCGCCGCCGCCGAGCCCTTGCCGCGCGAGGCGATCGAAGCCGAGATCGTCGCGCCCTATGGTCTTGGCGAAGCGGTGAACGACCAGGGCGTCTGGGCGCTTTTGAACTCGGGCGGCGGGCCGGCGGGCTATGTCTTCGAGACCGGGCCGCTCGCGCCTTTGCCGGGCTTTTCCGGCCAGCCGATCAACATGCTCGTGCTCCTCGATACCGAGGGGCGGTTCATCGACGTGCGGCTTCTCTCCCATAACGAGCCGATCTTCGTCTCGGGCCTCGGCGAGGCGCCGTTTCGCGCCTTTCTCGAGCAATATCGCGGCCATGCGATCTCCGAGCCGCTGGTGGTGGGCACCCCCTATGGCGCGGGGGGCGCGGCTTCGGACAATGTCTATCTCGACGGCGTGACCAAGGCGACCGCCTCGGTGCGCATCGCGCATGAATCGATCCTCGCGGCCACGCTCGCGGTCGCGCGCGAGAAGATGCAGGGCGTCTCGGCCGGCCCCCCGCCGCGCCCCGACCCCGCGCATGACGAAGCTCTCGATTGGCCGCGCGCGCTGGCCGAGGGGCTGATCGGGCGGCTCACCGTGACCGAGGCCGAGCTCGACGCGGCCTTTGCCGGCACGAAATGGGCCTCCGATGGCGCGGGCGGCGACCCCGAGGCGCCGTTCATCGACCTTTACGTCGTCGATCTCGGCCCCCCCGCGCTCGCCCGCGCGGCGCTCGCCCCCGAGACCCTGGCCGAAATCGCGCGTTTCACCGCGCGCGCCCCGGATGACGAGCTTTACCTCCTGATCGAGGCGGGCCGCCATGGCCTCGTCTCCGAGGATTTCGTGCGCAACACCGCCCCCGACCGCCTCTCAGCCAGCCAAGACGGCCTGCCGCTCGCGCTGCGCGATGCCGATATCCTGCCCGAGCTTGGCCCCAGCGTGCCGCCCGAGCTTTCCGACGCGACCCGCATGGTGCTGCGCCTCGACCGCCGTCTCGGCTTTGATCCGACCCGGCCCTGGGAGCTCGCGCTGCAAGCCGTGCGCCTCCATGGCCAGTTCCAGCCCGAGCCCGGCGAGACCCATTTCGCGCTCTCCCTCGCCACGCCCGAGCGCTTCTTCCTGCGCCCCGAGGCGCCGCGCGCGCTCTCGCCCTTCGAGGAGGCGCTGCGCAACCGCGCGGCCGATCTCTGGGCGCTGGGCGCGCTGCTCGTGGCCCTCTTCGCAGCACTCTTGGCGCAATCGCGGCTCGCGGGGCTGCGCGCCTTCACGCCTTTGCGCCTTGGCGTGCTGGCGGTGGTCATCGGCTTTGTGGGCTTCTGGGGCCAGGGCCAGCTCTCGGTCGTCACGCTTCTCGCCGTCTTGCGCGGGCTCAAGGCGCAGGGCGCGGCGGGGCTCGAGGTGCTGCTCTACGACCCCTTCGGGCTCCTCGTCTGGGCGGCGGCGATTGCCGGGTTCTTCCTCTGGGGGCGGGGGCTCTTTTGCGGCTGGCTGTGCCCCTTCGGCGCGCTGCAGGAATTCGCCCACCACCTCGGCCGGCTCCTGCGCCTGCCGCGTTGGGAGCCGCCGCCGAGCCTTGCGCGCGCGCTGTTGTGGACGGGGCCGGTCGCGCTCGCGGGGCTCGTCGCGACCGCGCTTCTCGCCCCGGATCACGCCGAAACCGTGGCCGAGATCGAGCCCTTCAAGACCGCGATCACCCTGCATTTCGCCCGCCCCTGGCCCTATCTGCTCTGGGCGGGGGGGTGGCTTGCCGTCTCGATGGTCTGGTTCAAGGGGTTTTGCCGCTCGCTTTGCCCGCTCGGCGCGGCGATGCGGCTGGGCGGGCTTTTGCGCCTGCGCGCCTTCATCCCGCGCCGCGCGGCCTGTGGCAGCCCCTGTCAGCTGTGCAAGGTGCGCTGCCGCTACGGGGCGATCGCGAAAACCGGAGAGATCCGCTATTCCGAGTGTTTTCAATGCCTTGATTGCGTGAAGATCCATGATGATCCGGGGCTCTGCGTGCCGCTCGTGCTGGCCGCGCGCCGCGAGGGGAGGGCGAAATGAACCGCAGGCGCTTCTTGCAGATCACCGCCGCCGCGGCGCTGGGCGGCCGCGCCGCGGGCGCCAAAGGCGCGGCCGACTGGCGCGGCCGCGCCTTTGGCGCCGAGGTGGCGGTCTCGG from the Rhodobacter xanthinilyticus genome contains:
- a CDS encoding DUF6635 family protein produces the protein MTAPAETDPARAAALDAFVRRQFLWPGSLRLHRAALGGDLLRAPVNLALAPVQLGLRGLGWLWGRLGGRLGGRLGGAGLGRWLGTRQILLRTAVAARVEALILSELCAIPLPGPAPDRAALRRALLAAPRLRAPLRAAGSQEAAERLVGRILAALNEYSGARAATAEFTAALILLAIGALAFHSLTPGAISLAPSLAEQLAQSTAIAEFPLGAGLGGLWYGVFPAGPSGGLVALTVAGLVLGGAVLTSLAGALADPVQVWLGVHRRRLARLIAVLEGEIAGTAGAPFIAREPLLARVFDLWDAALSLLRALRG
- a CDS encoding GTP-binding protein, encoding MPDRLPVTVLSGFLGAGKTTLLNHILTNRAGLRVAVIVNDMSEVNIDADLVRAGASLTRGEEKLVEMTNGCICCTLRDDLLIEVRRLAEEGRFDYLLIESTGVSEPLPVAATFEFRDEAGAALEDVARLDTMVTVVDAANLTRDFSAQAFLADRGAALGPEDGRSLVQLLTEQIEFADVIVLNKVSSARAEDRADARAILRALNADAKILETDRGRVDPGEILGTGRFSFEAAHRHPTWAQELYGFADHIPEDAEYGITSFVFRAERPFEPAKLAAFFETPLPGVIRAKGHFWLATRPDWAGEVSVAGPMLEVRALGLWWAAVPQEHWPEEARARMAGRVGQAFGDRRQELVFIGRLGTMNRARIEAMLERCLVPQTSFTPELWAGLEDPFPRWGGGA
- a CDS encoding DUF6525 family protein, with protein sequence MRRNLGTRLRARIREAPMAAHDRLPAPARRWVAQAVLPWSAASVARIWARAMAQTGSEEAALARLAQAEARTLAREARL
- the rlmF gene encoding 23S rRNA (adenine(1618)-N(6))-methyltransferase RlmF, which gives rise to MAVKPMLHPRNLHREGYDFPRLFEKTPELAALTTRSPRGELTIDFQNPEAVRCLNRALLRTHYDLDFWEFPAKALCPPIPGRVDYLHYLADLLAESNGGVIPRGPQIRALDIGTGASLVYPLTGQSAYGWSFTGVDIDPASLASARRICQENRLEIGLRRQRNPEDIFRGVVRADDLFHLTLCNPPFHASPEAARAGTRRKWRNLGKGDQDALNFGGQRGELWCPGGEVGFIARMIAQSREVAEQCLWFTCLVSKQDNLAPLTRLLRRAEVAETRVVEMAQGQKTSRFLAWSYYPERLRAL
- a CDS encoding metal/formaldehyde-sensitive transcriptional repressor translates to MPNNPEDKKRILTRVRRIKGQCEALERALEAGSPCAPILQQIAATRGAINGLMAEVLEAHIRDEFGAPDAQGAKTQELLALVRSYLK
- a CDS encoding S-(hydroxymethyl)glutathione dehydrogenase/class III alcohol dehydrogenase, translating into MKSRAAVAFAPGKPLEIVEIDVAPPKAGEVLIRITDTGVCHTDAFTLSGDDPEGVFPAVLGHEGAGVVVEVGEGVTSVKPGDHVIPLYTAECGECLFCKSGKTNLCTSVRATQGKGLMPDGTTRFSYNGEPIYHYMGCSTFSEYTVVAEVSLAKINPEANHEHVCLLGCGVTTGIGAVHNTAKVQPGDSVAVFGLGGIGLAVIQGARQAKAGRIIAIDTNPDKFELARQFGATDFVNPKDHDKPIQQVIVEMTGWGVDHSFECIGNVNVMRAALECAHRGWGQSVIIGVAGAGQEISTRPFQLVTGRKWMGTAFGGVKGRSQLPGMVEDAMKGEIELAPFVTHTMPLEEINEAFHLMHEGKSIRSVIKF
- the fghA gene encoding S-formylglutathione hydrolase; this encodes MEKIETHRIFGGEQSVWKHASATLGCEMRFAVFVPDHAPGAKLPVIYWLSGLTCTEQNFITKAGAQSYAAKAGVILVAPDTSPRGEGVADDAGYDLGQGAGFYLNATEAPWAGHYRMYDYITEELPGLIEAGFPASERRSIMGHSMGGHGALVIALKNPGRYAAVSAFSPIVAPALVPWGQKAFTAYLGADRAAWAAWDATALLAQAGERLPILIDQGEADPFLEAELKPWLFEAAAAAAGHPLTLRRHEGYDHSYYFIATFIGEHIAHHAAALAA
- a CDS encoding 4Fe-4S binding protein, with amino-acid sequence MIRAALFLFLTLCLVAPAAAEPLPREAIEAEIVAPYGLGEAVNDQGVWALLNSGGGPAGYVFETGPLAPLPGFSGQPINMLVLLDTEGRFIDVRLLSHNEPIFVSGLGEAPFRAFLEQYRGHAISEPLVVGTPYGAGGAASDNVYLDGVTKATASVRIAHESILAATLAVAREKMQGVSAGPPPRPDPAHDEALDWPRALAEGLIGRLTVTEAELDAAFAGTKWASDGAGGDPEAPFIDLYVVDLGPPALARAALAPETLAEIARFTARAPDDELYLLIEAGRHGLVSEDFVRNTAPDRLSASQDGLPLALRDADILPELGPSVPPELSDATRMVLRLDRRLGFDPTRPWELALQAVRLHGQFQPEPGETHFALSLATPERFFLRPEAPRALSPFEEALRNRAADLWALGALLVALFAALLAQSRLAGLRAFTPLRLGVLAVVIGFVGFWGQGQLSVVTLLAVLRGLKAQGAAGLEVLLYDPFGLLVWAAAIAGFFLWGRGLFCGWLCPFGALQEFAHHLGRLLRLPRWEPPPSLARALLWTGPVALAGLVATALLAPDHAETVAEIEPFKTAITLHFARPWPYLLWAGGWLAVSMVWFKGFCRSLCPLGAAMRLGGLLRLRAFIPRRAACGSPCQLCKVRCRYGAIAKTGEIRYSECFQCLDCVKIHDDPGLCVPLVLAARREGRAK